From Solwaraspora sp. WMMD1047, the proteins below share one genomic window:
- the rplQ gene encoding 50S ribosomal protein L17 encodes MPTPTKGPRLGGSPAHERLMLANLATSLFQHGRITTTESKAKRLRPFAEQLITKAKRGDLAARRRVLTVVRDKDVVYTLFDQIAPRFATRNGGYTRIVKKGPRKGDAAPMAIIELVEELAVAAPAAPPAKKAARKAAQQDKVEALARDDEPAPRSSDADQDAGAPESASGDTAAARADSDESTETR; translated from the coding sequence ATGCCCACGCCCACCAAGGGCCCCCGCCTCGGCGGCAGCCCCGCGCACGAGCGGCTGATGCTGGCCAACCTGGCCACCTCGCTGTTCCAGCACGGCCGGATCACCACCACCGAGTCGAAGGCCAAGCGGCTGCGCCCGTTCGCGGAGCAGCTGATCACCAAGGCCAAGCGGGGCGACCTCGCCGCGCGGCGTCGGGTGCTGACCGTCGTGCGGGACAAGGACGTGGTCTACACCCTGTTCGACCAGATCGCGCCCCGGTTCGCCACCCGCAACGGCGGCTACACCCGGATCGTGAAGAAGGGTCCGCGCAAGGGCGACGCCGCCCCGATGGCGATCATCGAGCTGGTCGAGGAGTTGGCGGTCGCGGCACCGGCGGCGCCGCCGGCCAAGAAGGCCGCCCGCAAGGCCGCCCAGCAGGACAAGGTCGAGGCGCTCGCCCGCGACGACGAGCCGGCTCCCCGGTCGAGCGACGCCGACCAGGACGCGGGCGCGCCCGAGTCGGCCTCGGGTGACACCGCGGCTGCCCGCGCGGACAGCGACGAGAGCACCGAGACCCGCTGA
- the rpsK gene encoding 30S ribosomal protein S11: MPPKARAGAAVKKVRRKERKNVAHGQAHIKSTFNNTIVSITDPTGAVISWASAGQVGFKGSRKSTPFAAQLAAEAAARRAMEHGMRKVDVFVKGPGSGRETAIRSLQAVGLEVGQISDVTPQPHNGCRPPKRRRV; this comes from the coding sequence ATGCCACCGAAGGCTCGCGCTGGGGCCGCCGTCAAGAAGGTCCGGCGCAAGGAACGCAAGAACGTCGCCCACGGGCAGGCGCACATCAAGAGCACCTTCAACAACACCATCGTGTCCATCACGGACCCGACCGGTGCGGTCATCTCCTGGGCCTCGGCCGGCCAGGTTGGCTTCAAGGGCTCCCGCAAGTCGACTCCGTTCGCCGCGCAGCTGGCCGCCGAGGCCGCCGCGCGCCGGGCGATGGAGCACGGCATGCGCAAGGTCGACGTGTTCGTCAAGGGCCCCGGCTCCGGCCGGGAGACCGCCATCCGTTCGCTGCAGGCCGTCGGGCTGGAGGTCGGGCAGATCTCCGACGTCACCCCGCAGCCGCACAACGGGTGCCGTCCGCCGAAGCGTCGTCGGGTCTGA
- the rpsD gene encoding 30S ribosomal protein S4 has protein sequence MARYTGPDCRRCRREKMKLFLKGSKCDGPKCPFESRPFPPGQHGRGRTKETEYLLQLREKQKARRVYGVLEKQFRGYYEEAVAKQAKTGEVLLQILESRLDNVVYRAGLAKSRDHARQLVKHGHFMVNGRKVDIPSYRVKEHDIVEVRTKSKELTPFIVAQAEAGSKTVPAWLEAIPSQMKVLVHSLPARQVIDTQVQEQLIVELYSK, from the coding sequence ATGGCTCGTTACACCGGTCCCGACTGCCGTCGCTGCCGTCGGGAGAAGATGAAGCTGTTCCTCAAGGGCAGCAAGTGCGATGGGCCGAAGTGCCCGTTCGAGTCCCGGCCCTTCCCGCCCGGCCAGCACGGCCGTGGTCGGACCAAGGAGACCGAGTACCTGCTCCAGCTCCGCGAGAAGCAGAAGGCCCGCCGGGTGTACGGCGTGCTGGAGAAGCAGTTCCGCGGGTACTACGAGGAAGCGGTGGCCAAGCAGGCGAAGACCGGTGAGGTCCTCCTGCAGATCCTCGAGTCGCGGCTGGACAACGTGGTCTACCGGGCCGGCCTGGCCAAGTCCCGCGACCACGCCCGGCAGCTCGTCAAGCACGGGCACTTCATGGTCAACGGCCGGAAGGTCGACATCCCGTCGTACCGGGTCAAGGAGCACGACATCGTCGAGGTCCGGACCAAGTCCAAGGAGCTGACGCCGTTCATCGTGGCGCAGGCCGAGGCCGGTTCGAAGACGGTGCCGGCCTGGCTGGAGGCGATCCCGAGCCAGATGAAGGTGCTGGTGCACTCGCTGCCGGCCCGCCAGGTGATCGACACCCAGGTCCAGGAGCAGTTGATCGTCGAGCTCTACTCGAAGTAG
- a CDS encoding DNA-directed RNA polymerase subunit alpha, with the protein MLITQRPTLSEESISETRSRFTIEPLEPGFGYTLGNSLRRTLLSSIPGAAVTSIKVDGVLHEFTTIPGVKEDVVELVMNVKELCVSSDHDEPVSMYLRKQGPGDVTAGDIQPPAGVSVHNADLKLATLNGKGRLDMELTVERGRGYVTAAQNKQSGAEIGRIPVDSIYSPVLKVTYRVEATRVEQRTDFDRLIIDVETKASIGPRTALASAGSTLVELFGLARELDESAEGIDIGPSPQDAQLAADLALPIEELDLTVRSYNCLKREGINSVGELIGRTEADLLDIRNFGQKSIDEVKMKLAGMGLGLKDSAPNFDPAHVVDSFGEADYDIDDYRETEQL; encoded by the coding sequence GTGCTCATCACCCAGCGGCCGACCCTCTCCGAGGAGTCGATCAGCGAGACCCGCTCCCGGTTCACCATCGAACCGCTTGAGCCGGGTTTCGGTTACACCCTGGGCAACTCGCTGCGGCGGACCCTGCTGTCGTCCATCCCGGGCGCGGCGGTCACCTCGATCAAGGTCGACGGCGTGCTGCACGAGTTCACCACGATCCCCGGTGTCAAGGAGGACGTGGTCGAGCTCGTCATGAACGTCAAGGAGCTCTGCGTCAGCTCCGACCACGACGAGCCGGTCAGCATGTACCTGCGCAAGCAGGGCCCCGGCGACGTCACCGCCGGTGACATCCAGCCACCGGCCGGCGTGTCGGTGCACAACGCCGACCTGAAGCTGGCCACCCTCAACGGCAAGGGTCGGCTCGACATGGAGCTGACCGTCGAGCGGGGTCGCGGTTACGTGACCGCCGCGCAGAACAAGCAGTCCGGCGCCGAGATCGGTCGGATCCCGGTCGACTCGATCTACTCGCCGGTGCTGAAGGTGACCTACCGGGTCGAGGCGACCCGGGTCGAGCAGCGGACCGACTTCGACCGGCTGATCATCGACGTCGAGACCAAGGCGTCGATCGGCCCGCGGACCGCGCTCGCCTCGGCCGGCTCCACCCTGGTCGAGCTCTTCGGGCTGGCCCGGGAGCTGGACGAGAGCGCCGAGGGCATCGACATCGGCCCGTCGCCGCAGGACGCCCAGCTCGCCGCCGATCTGGCCCTGCCGATCGAGGAGCTGGACCTGACGGTCCGGTCCTACAACTGCCTCAAGCGCGAGGGCATCAACAGCGTCGGCGAGCTGATCGGGCGCACCGAGGCCGACCTCCTCGATATAAGGAATTTCGGTCAGAAGTCCATCGACGAGGTCAAGATGAAGCTGGCCGGGATGGGCCTGGGTCTGAAGGACTCGGCGCCCAACTTCGACCCCGCCCACGTCGTGGACTCCTTCGGTGAGGCGGACTACGACATCGACGACTACCGCGAGACCGAACAACTGTAG
- the rpsM gene encoding 30S ribosomal protein S13 produces MARLAGVDLPRDKRLEIALTYIFGVGRTRAVETLTATGISPDKRAKDLTDEELLQLRNHIEANYKVEGDLRREVAADIRRKVEIGCYEGIRHRRGLPVRGQRTRTNARTRKGPKRTVAGKKKPGKK; encoded by the coding sequence ATGGCACGTCTAGCCGGCGTTGATCTCCCCCGCGACAAGCGGTTGGAGATCGCGCTCACCTACATCTTCGGGGTCGGTCGGACCCGGGCGGTCGAGACACTCACCGCCACCGGCATCTCCCCGGACAAGCGCGCCAAGGACCTCACGGACGAGGAGCTGCTGCAGCTCCGGAACCACATCGAGGCCAACTACAAGGTTGAGGGCGACCTGCGCCGCGAGGTCGCCGCTGACATCCGCCGCAAGGTCGAGATCGGCTGCTACGAGGGCATCCGGCACCGCCGGGGGCTGCCCGTCCGGGGACAGCGGACCCGGACCAACGCACGCACCCGGAAGGGCCCGAAGCGGACCGTCGCCGGCAAGAAGAAGCCCGGCAAGAAGTAA
- the truA gene encoding tRNA pseudouridine(38-40) synthase TruA, which yields MQQREAARPTVRVKLDLGYDGSAFSGWAVQPGRRTVAGVLAEGLARLFGPAGATGLTVAGRTDAGVHATGQVCHVELAADGWAELAGSLIRRLAGVLPPDVRVRAATPVPPEFDARFSATFRRYEYRVTDAPYGADPLRRHDTLAWPRPLDLAALNAAAAGLVGEHDFAAFCRRKENATTLRAITRLDWRRLSDDGDPARTGGGVLVATVQADAFCQAMVRSLVGAMLFVGDGRRPADWPAGLLSLRERSSAVTVAPAHGLTLVEVGYPADPAEFARRAELTRRLRVSSSS from the coding sequence GTGCAGCAGCGGGAGGCGGCGCGGCCGACCGTCCGGGTCAAACTCGATCTGGGGTACGACGGCAGCGCCTTCTCCGGGTGGGCCGTGCAGCCCGGTCGCCGTACCGTGGCCGGGGTGCTGGCCGAGGGGCTGGCCCGGTTGTTCGGCCCGGCCGGGGCGACCGGCCTCACCGTCGCCGGCAGAACCGACGCCGGGGTGCACGCCACCGGCCAGGTCTGCCACGTCGAGCTGGCCGCGGACGGTTGGGCGGAGCTGGCCGGCAGCCTGATTCGCCGGCTGGCCGGGGTGCTGCCGCCGGACGTGCGGGTCCGCGCGGCGACGCCGGTCCCGCCGGAGTTCGACGCCCGGTTCTCGGCGACGTTCCGCCGGTACGAATACCGGGTCACCGATGCCCCGTACGGCGCCGATCCGTTGCGCCGGCACGACACCCTGGCCTGGCCCCGGCCGCTGGACCTGGCCGCGCTCAACGCGGCCGCGGCCGGACTGGTCGGAGAGCACGACTTCGCCGCGTTCTGCCGCCGCAAGGAGAACGCCACCACCCTGCGGGCGATCACCCGCCTGGACTGGCGCCGCCTGTCTGACGACGGAGATCCGGCGAGGACCGGCGGTGGGGTGCTGGTGGCGACCGTGCAGGCCGATGCGTTCTGCCAGGCGATGGTGCGCAGTCTGGTCGGCGCGATGCTGTTTGTCGGTGACGGGCGCCGGCCGGCGGACTGGCCGGCGGGGCTGTTGTCGCTGCGGGAACGGTCGAGCGCGGTGACGGTGGCGCCGGCCCACGGGCTGACCCTGGTGGAGGTGGGCTATCCGGCCGACCCGGCCGAGTTCGCCCGGCGGGCCGAGCTGACCCGCCGGTTGCGGGTCAGCTCGTCGTCCTGA